In the genome of Streptomyces sp. Tu 3180, the window CTGCTGGCGGAGGACGTCGTCTTCACCAGTCCCGTCGTGTTCAAGCCGTACACCGGCAAGCCGGTCACCGAAGTGATCCTGCGGACGGTCGCGGAGGTCTTCGAGGACTTCCGCTACGTGCGCGGGATCGACGACGCGGGCGGCCGCGACCACGCGCTGGTCTTCACCGCGCGTGTGGGTGACCGCGAGATCGAGGGCTGCGACTTCGTCCACGTCGGCGACGACGGGCTCATCGACGAACTCACCGTGATGGTGCGCCCGCTGTCGGGTGCTCAGGCACTGGCGGCGGCCATGGGGGCACGGCTCGAACGGATCGCGCGGGAGGAGGGGGGACGCCCGGCCTGAACGGGCGCGGGAGCGAGGGCTTCCGCCCGCGGGCGCGCCGACGCCCGCACACCGCGGCACACCGCAGCACGCCACGCGCACCGCGCTCCGGGCCCGCCGGTCGTCACCGGCGGGCCCTTCCTCCGTTCCTCCGCCCGCACCACCGCACCGGGTGGTACAGTGCAAAGAGCACCCGTGGTACGCCCCGTTCGGGCGCCGGTGCCCTTCTTCCCGGTTTCCCTTCGGTTCGCCGACCCGCCCGCCGTTCCGGCCGGCGCATCGGCTCTCCCCACCACCTCGTCGGCCAGGGGCCTCTCCCGCCGTGACCGAGGTGCTGTTCCCGCCGCCCGGAGGCGCGCGTCCGCCCTCCCCGCGCGGTCCCTCTCCTTCCCCCTGCGTGTTCCCGCCCGTCGTCCACGAAAGGACCGACCCCCATGACCATCACCGCACCCGCCGGCCCTCCCGTCCGGCAGCAGCCCCGGCTCGTCACCGGTGTCCTCGACGTCGACGCGGCCGGGAAGGGGCACCTGCGCGCCGAGCACTGCCTGCCCTCCCCCTCCGATCCCGCCGTCTCCCCCGCGCTGCTGCACCGGTACGGCCTGCGCGCGGGAGACCACGTCGAGGGCGCCCTCGGCGACCGGAACGGCCTGTCCGCCATCGCGCGGGTCAACGGCCGGGCGCCCGGCGCGCTGCACGGCCGCCGGCACTTCCGGGACCTGACGCCCCTTCACCCCCACGAGCGACTGCGCCTGGAGCACCCGGCGTCCGGGACGGCCGGGCGGGTCGTCGACCTGCTCGCGCCGGTCGGCAAGGGGCAGCGCGGGCTGCTGGTGGCCCCGCCCAAGACCGGCAAGACCGTCCTCCTCCAGCAGCTCGCGGCGGCCGTCGCCGGCAACCACCCCGAGTGCCGGCTGATGGTGGTGCTGCTCGACGAACGGCCCGAGGAGGTCACCGACATGCGGCGCTCGGTGCGCGGCGAGGTGTACGCCTCGACCTTCGACCGGCCCGCCAAGGAGCACATCGCCCTCGCCGAGCTGGTGATCGAACGGGCCAAGCGGCGCGTCGAGGCGGGCGAGGACGTCGTCGTGCTGCTCGACTCGCTGACCCGGCTGTGCCGGGCGTACAACAACGCGGCCGCCTCCGGTGGCCGCACCCTCAGCGGCGGCGTCGACGCGTCCGCGCTGACCGGGCCGAAGCGGTTCTTCGGCGCGGCCCGCCGGGCCAAGGAGGGCGGCTCGCTCACGATCCTCGCCTCGGCCCTGGTGGAGACCGGCTCCCGCGCCGACGAGTTCTACTTCGAAGAGCTCAAGAGCACCGGCAACATGGAGCTCCGGCTCAGCCGCGAGGCCGCGTCCCGCCGGCTGTTCCCCGCCGTCGACATCGCCCTCTCCGGCACCCGCCGCGAGGAACTGCTGCTCACTCCGGCGGAGTCGGCCGCCGTGCAGGGCCTGCGGCGCGCCCTGCGGGCCCCGTCCCGTGACGGGCGGGCCGGCCTGGAGACGCTGCTGGGGCGGATGCGCGAGACCCCCGACAACGCGGCGTTCCTGCAGCGCGTCCGGCCGACCCTGCCCGGCGGCTGACACCGCGCGGACGTGCGGCATCCGGGTGTTCCCGGACGGCTTCCGGCCGGGGCAGCCCGGTGTTCCGGGCGTCCCTTCCTACGTTTGCGGTATGACTATCGGATTTACTTCGCGGGCTGTCGCGTCCTCCTGCGTCCTCTGCGCGGCGGGCCTGCTGACGCTCGCACCCGCCACGGCGACCGCCGGCACGGGCGTGCTGCCCGGGCCGCCGCCCGGCGCCGGACCCCGGGCGGGGGCGCCACCGGCGTCCCTGCTGTACCGGCCCGGCACACACGTCCGGCCGCGCGCGGGGGCGCCCGAGGTCCCGGACCTGTCCGCCAGATCGTGGCTGGTGGCCGACGCGGGCACCGGCACGGTGCTCGCGGCGCACGACGCACACCGCAGACTGCCGCCCGCCAGCACGCTGAAGACCCTGTTCGCCCTCACCGTGCTGCCGTCCCTGCCGGCCGGTATCCGGCACAGGGTCGACGAGCGGGAGCTGCGGGGCATCGGTTCCGGCAGCAGCCTCGTCGGAGTCGCCGAGGACCGCACCTACCGGGTGTCGGACCTGTGGAACGGGGTCTTCCTCAGTTCCGGCAACGACGCCGTGCACGTCCTGGCCGCGCTCAGCGGAGGCTGGCGCGCCACGGCCGAGCGCATGCAGGCCAAGGCCCGCGCCCTGGGCGCCCGCGACACCCGGGTGAAGT includes:
- a CDS encoding nuclear transport factor 2 family protein translates to MQAFRKAVEAGDLDAAVALLAEDVVFTSPVVFKPYTGKPVTEVILRTVAEVFEDFRYVRGIDDAGGRDHALVFTARVGDREIEGCDFVHVGDDGLIDELTVMVRPLSGAQALAAAMGARLERIAREEGGRPA
- a CDS encoding serine hydrolase, translating into MTIGFTSRAVASSCVLCAAGLLTLAPATATAGTGVLPGPPPGAGPRAGAPPASLLYRPGTHVRPRAGAPEVPDLSARSWLVADAGTGTVLAAHDAHRRLPPASTLKTLFALTVLPSLPAGIRHRVDERELRGIGSGSSLVGVAEDRTYRVSDLWNGVFLSSGNDAVHVLAALSGGWRATAERMQAKARALGARDTRVKSPDGYDARGQVSSAFDLAVFGRAGLRNPEFARYCALVETRFPDRDGGSYGIRNTNRLLTGADGVDRYRGLIGVKNGYTSEAGHTLVAAARRDGRTLVVTVMNPRSGGAHAVYEEARSLLDWGFEAAGRVEPVGSLDALRARPLPGQQAEPAAAPAARDAGRPDRPVPWMIAGAALLGGAGMALYMRIRWGPLPTD
- the rho gene encoding transcription termination factor Rho, producing MTITAPAGPPVRQQPRLVTGVLDVDAAGKGHLRAEHCLPSPSDPAVSPALLHRYGLRAGDHVEGALGDRNGLSAIARVNGRAPGALHGRRHFRDLTPLHPHERLRLEHPASGTAGRVVDLLAPVGKGQRGLLVAPPKTGKTVLLQQLAAAVAGNHPECRLMVVLLDERPEEVTDMRRSVRGEVYASTFDRPAKEHIALAELVIERAKRRVEAGEDVVVLLDSLTRLCRAYNNAAASGGRTLSGGVDASALTGPKRFFGAARRAKEGGSLTILASALVETGSRADEFYFEELKSTGNMELRLSREAASRRLFPAVDIALSGTRREELLLTPAESAAVQGLRRALRAPSRDGRAGLETLLGRMRETPDNAAFLQRVRPTLPGG